The following proteins are co-located in the Apium graveolens cultivar Ventura chromosome 5, ASM990537v1, whole genome shotgun sequence genome:
- the LOC141660947 gene encoding uncharacterized protein LOC141660947 has product MIGQAVTLAVQQALANQGNQNGEGNQNGQRNQNGNGNQNQNGQVHQLEPFVWLERFVKQKPDSFSSAPTSIDAENWIVHLEKIFDALGCDEIQKGFKDVFYEQYFSNADRGAYLREFHSIVQYHDESITDYMARFIRLAGFVGTVAGTAAQQADKFKWGLKSYLRGSIISFKFDKVVEVVDAAKDIEKERIDFSTSRSNSGSKRTMDDQGFAHDCTVSRSTGGGGAVGGSGSTVSRTLLIGRRDAYVLFDTGLTHSIASLSFVHHLGIAPSLLYPHMSIGTPMGNFVVISDVYRECPIAVGERSCKVNLLPMEMHDFDIILGMDWLSEHRATTDCQGKA; this is encoded by the exons ATGATAGGGCAAGCAGTGACTCTGGCTGTACAACAAGCCTTGGCaaaccaaggaaatcagaatggcgagGGAAATCAGAATGGACAAAGAAATCAGAATGGCAATGGGAATCAGAATCAGAACGGTCAGGTCCATCAGTTGGAGCCGTTTGTATGGTTGGAGAGGTTTGTGAAGCAGAAACCAGACTCTTTTAGTTCAGCACCGACTTCTATTGAtgctgaaaattggattgttcatCTCGAGAAGATTTTTGATGCACTGGGTTGTGATGAGATTCAGAAG GGATTCAAAGATGTATTCTATGAGCAGTACTTCTCTAATGCTGATAGGGGGGCTTATTTGAGGGAGTTTCATTCTATTGTGCAATACCACGATGAGAGCATTACTGATTATATGGCGAGATTTATAAGGTTGGCTGGATTTGTTGGGACAGTTGCAGGGACTGCTGCACAACAGGCTGATAAATTTAAATGGGGGTTGAAGTCTTATCTGAGGGGttccataatttcttttaaatttgataaGGTGGTAGAGGTGGTTGATGCAGCAAAGGACATTGAGAAGGAGCGCATAGATTTCAGTACTTCCAGGTCTAACAGTGGTAGTAAGAGGACTATGGATGATCAGGGTTTTGCACATG ATTGTACAGTGTCACGCAGCACTGGCGGAGGAGGAGCTGTCGGTGGTAGTGGCA GTACCGTTTCAAGAACACTTCTTATTGGTAGACGTGAtgcttatgtgttatttgatactgGGTTGACCCATTCTATTGCGTCTTTATCTTTTGTTCATCATCTTGGCATTGCACCTTCATTATTATATCCCCATATGTCTATTGGTACCCCGATGGGGAATTTTGTTGTTATTTCTGATGTGTATCGAGAGTGTCCGATCGCTGTTGGAGAAAGAAGTTGTAAGGTTAACTTGCTTCCAATGGAGATGCATGA